A section of the Quatrionicoccus australiensis genome encodes:
- a CDS encoding DUF1501 domain-containing protein: MSINRRDFLIKSGLGLGGAAASGFIPGIGFINAASAADLANPLAPKSPHFPAKVKSVIWLHQNGAPSTLDLYDYKPELIKLAGKETPASFMKGIKTSTQGGVGKLFASDKRTWKQYGDSGAWFSNLLPNLAEHADKIAFIKSSVTVGATHDISILKLNTGDVNPGRPSLGAWVNYALGSLNPDLPSYVVLYNGDREPSAGSVNWSSGFLPAVYQGTPFRPGDSPILYLERPELRSVAQQRGSLDLLKTLNRIGADRRPEDSELRARLESYELADRMQRAAPEAVDLDKESDATKKLYGLDDKTSESYGKVLLRARRLVERGVRFVHVVSGHPENVSDNERRSWDAHSDLEGNHGTQARMVDKPIAGLLADLKSRGLLESTLVVWTSEFGRTSWGESGTGRDHNPWGYTQWMAGAGVKAGYTHGATDEIGLQVADKDTAVDTYDLHATVLHLLGLDHLKTTFLNNGRSERPTVVYGKVIKELLA, translated from the coding sequence ATGAGCATCAATCGTCGTGATTTTCTGATCAAGTCCGGTCTTGGTCTGGGCGGTGCCGCTGCCAGCGGTTTCATCCCGGGTATCGGTTTCATCAATGCCGCTTCGGCGGCCGACCTGGCCAATCCCTTGGCCCCCAAGTCGCCGCATTTTCCGGCCAAGGTCAAGTCCGTGATCTGGTTGCACCAGAACGGCGCGCCTTCGACGCTGGACCTTTATGACTACAAGCCCGAATTGATCAAGCTGGCTGGCAAGGAAACCCCGGCTTCTTTCATGAAGGGCATCAAGACCAGTACCCAGGGTGGGGTCGGCAAGCTGTTCGCTTCCGACAAGCGGACCTGGAAGCAGTACGGTGACAGCGGTGCATGGTTCTCCAATCTGCTGCCCAACCTGGCCGAACATGCCGACAAGATTGCCTTCATCAAGTCGAGCGTGACGGTTGGCGCGACGCACGATATTTCCATCCTCAAGCTCAACACCGGTGACGTCAATCCGGGCCGGCCGTCGCTCGGCGCGTGGGTGAACTACGCGCTGGGTTCGCTGAATCCGGACCTGCCGTCCTACGTCGTGCTCTACAACGGTGACCGTGAGCCGAGCGCCGGTTCGGTAAACTGGAGCTCCGGCTTCCTGCCTGCCGTCTATCAGGGCACGCCGTTCCGTCCAGGCGATTCCCCGATTCTTTATCTCGAACGCCCGGAGCTGCGTTCGGTCGCGCAGCAGCGCGGTTCGCTCGATCTGCTCAAGACGCTCAACCGGATCGGTGCCGATCGTCGCCCGGAAGACAGCGAACTGCGCGCCCGTCTCGAGTCCTACGAACTGGCCGACCGCATGCAGCGCGCTGCCCCGGAAGCCGTCGATCTCGACAAGGAAAGCGATGCCACCAAGAAGCTCTACGGTCTCGACGACAAGACCAGCGAGAGCTACGGCAAGGTGCTGCTACGCGCCCGTCGCCTGGTCGAGCGCGGCGTGCGTTTCGTGCATGTCGTCTCCGGCCACCCGGAAAACGTTTCGGACAACGAGCGCCGCAGCTGGGATGCCCACAGCGACCTGGAAGGCAATCACGGCACCCAGGCCCGCATGGTGGACAAGCCGATCGCCGGTCTTCTTGCCGACCTGAAGTCACGCGGTCTGCTCGAATCGACGCTGGTTGTCTGGACCTCCGAATTCGGCCGCACCTCTTGGGGCGAAAGCGGTACTGGCCGCGACCACAATCCGTGGGGTTACACCCAGTGGATGGCGGGCGCTGGCGTCAAGGCGGGCTACACCCATGGCGCAACCGACGAGATCGGTCTGCAAGTGGCCGACAAGGACACAGCAGTCGATACCTATGACCTGCACGCCACCGTGCTGCATTTGCTCGGCCTCGATCACCTCAAGACGACCTTCCTGAACAACGGTCGTTCCGAGCGTCCGACCGTGGTTTACGGCAAGGTCATCAAGGAACTCCTGGCCTAG
- a CDS encoding c-type cytochrome: MRKSHQVLLASVIGGSLLAASAGVYAQQAAAKPETLIKWRQSVFQVIGWTCGRVKLALEAAVYDKDEVIKAATALAAVSNSGIGSLFAAGTEQGKGWHDTATKPEFFAAGSKAGEIAGNLARETNELVKVANTSDVAAVKAQFGKVTATCKACHDDYRIKL; the protein is encoded by the coding sequence ATGCGCAAGTCTCACCAAGTTCTTCTGGCGTCCGTCATCGGCGGCAGCCTTCTCGCTGCTTCCGCCGGCGTCTATGCCCAACAGGCGGCAGCCAAGCCGGAAACCCTGATCAAATGGCGGCAATCGGTGTTCCAGGTAATCGGCTGGACCTGCGGCCGTGTCAAGCTGGCGCTCGAAGCCGCCGTCTACGACAAGGACGAGGTGATCAAGGCCGCCACCGCGCTGGCCGCCGTCTCCAACTCCGGCATCGGCAGCCTGTTTGCAGCGGGCACCGAGCAGGGCAAGGGCTGGCACGACACGGCCACCAAGCCCGAATTCTTCGCTGCCGGCAGCAAGGCCGGTGAAATAGCCGGCAATCTGGCACGCGAAACCAATGAACTGGTCAAGGTCGCCAACACCTCCGATGTGGCAGCCGTGAAGGCTCAGTTCGGCAAGGTTACCGCCACCTGCAAGGCTTGCCACGACGATTACCGCATCAAGCTCTGA
- a CDS encoding peroxiredoxin, protein MKKLLTAGLFAALFSLPALAALDAGDVAPEFRTQASLAGKAFDFSLKDALKKGPVVVYFYPSAYTNGCNIQAHTFAENIDKFAAAGASIVGVSLDSIARLNKFSADPDYCAGKLVVASDASGKIAKSYALTVRDAVAGRKDSKGEDLDHGFAERTTFIVTPDGKIAATIGGVTPTANVEQALAVVQGLATKK, encoded by the coding sequence ATGAAAAAACTACTGACTGCCGGCCTGTTCGCCGCACTCTTTTCCTTGCCTGCCCTGGCTGCGCTCGATGCCGGCGATGTCGCACCGGAGTTCCGCACGCAGGCCTCACTCGCTGGCAAGGCCTTTGACTTCTCGCTCAAGGATGCGCTGAAGAAAGGCCCGGTTGTCGTCTATTTCTATCCCTCGGCCTATACCAACGGCTGCAATATCCAGGCGCATACCTTTGCCGAGAACATCGACAAGTTCGCTGCGGCCGGAGCCAGCATCGTCGGCGTATCGCTCGACAGCATTGCCCGTCTCAACAAGTTTTCGGCCGATCCCGATTACTGCGCCGGCAAGCTGGTCGTTGCCTCCGATGCCAGCGGCAAAATCGCCAAATCCTATGCGTTGACCGTCCGGGATGCCGTTGCCGGCCGCAAGGACAGCAAGGGTGAGGATCTCGATCATGGTTTTGCCGAACGTACTACCTTCATCGTCACACCGGACGGCAAGATTGCCGCGACCATCGGCGGCGTGACACCGACCGCCAATGTCGAGCAGGCCTTGGCAGTCGTCCAGGGCCTGGCAACAAAAAAATAG
- a CDS encoding carboxy terminal-processing peptidase, producing MKKKFCCLLLAALSSSAFALELTPLPQQPRAALIASELLSRYHYKTTRLDDALSAQIFERYLKALDGEKHFFDQTDVDRLAPLRTRLDDAILNENLAPAFGIFNLYAQRVVERYTYARNLLKDGFDFSQQESLLVSREKAAWPASEAELNDLWRKRVKNDWLRLKLAGKDDKGIVETLDKRYDASIRRIGRLKSEDAFQIFMNAYTTAIEPHTNYLGPSATENFDISMRLSLVGIGAVLQEREEYTTIRELMAGSPAANSGQLKVGDRIVGVAQGEGTPIIDVTGWRLDDTVRLIRGEADSVVVLDILPADAGAAEKHKLVPLVRKKISLEEQAAKKSIIPVSEAGITRRIGVIALPSFYQDFTARQQGERDFKSATRDVERILNELKKEKVDSVLIDLRGNGGGSLVEAIELTGLFIDKGPVVQQRNASGQITVESDSKAGVAWDGPLGVLINRESASASEIFAAAIQDYGRGLIIGEPSYGKGTVQTMIDIDRITRHERPLYGELKMTVAQFFRIDGGTTQLKGVTPDIAFPLATDEDNRGESAFDNALPWTKISTASYVPLGDHKDKLSTLRARHAARIKQDKEFVALQEDIAEITRLRKENVISLNEAERRKLRDEQEALTTRREMRDAAGKANGRDKRPGFRDDGLQSEERPLHSELAEAAEHKNAPDPLLNEAAHILGDEVGLLKPGARLAAKTGARAQLAR from the coding sequence ATGAAAAAAAAATTCTGCTGCTTGCTGCTTGCAGCCCTCTCGTCCTCGGCTTTCGCCCTTGAACTGACGCCGCTGCCACAGCAGCCACGCGCCGCTCTGATCGCCTCGGAACTGCTCTCGCGCTATCACTACAAGACCACCCGGCTCGACGACGCACTTTCCGCACAGATTTTCGAGCGTTACCTGAAAGCACTCGATGGTGAAAAGCATTTCTTCGACCAGACCGATGTCGACCGTCTGGCACCACTGCGTACGCGGCTCGACGATGCCATCCTGAACGAGAACCTGGCCCCCGCCTTCGGCATCTTCAACCTCTATGCCCAGCGCGTCGTCGAGCGCTATACCTATGCCCGCAACCTGCTCAAGGACGGCTTTGATTTCAGTCAGCAGGAAAGCCTGCTGGTCTCGCGCGAAAAGGCGGCCTGGCCCGCCTCCGAGGCCGAGCTCAACGACCTCTGGCGCAAGCGCGTCAAGAATGACTGGTTGCGCCTGAAACTGGCCGGCAAGGACGACAAGGGCATCGTCGAAACCCTGGACAAGCGCTACGACGCCTCGATCCGCCGGATCGGCCGTCTCAAGAGCGAGGACGCCTTCCAGATCTTCATGAATGCCTACACCACGGCAATCGAGCCGCACACCAACTACCTCGGCCCGAGTGCGACCGAGAACTTCGATATTTCGATGCGGCTATCGCTGGTCGGCATCGGTGCCGTGCTGCAGGAGCGCGAGGAATACACCACCATCCGCGAGCTGATGGCCGGCAGCCCGGCCGCCAACTCAGGCCAGCTCAAGGTTGGCGACCGCATCGTCGGCGTCGCCCAGGGCGAAGGCACGCCGATCATCGACGTAACCGGCTGGCGCCTCGACGATACCGTGCGCCTGATTCGCGGCGAAGCCGACAGCGTCGTCGTGCTCGACATCCTGCCGGCCGATGCCGGTGCCGCCGAAAAGCACAAGCTGGTACCGCTGGTACGCAAGAAGATCAGCCTGGAAGAGCAGGCGGCAAAGAAATCGATCATTCCGGTCAGCGAGGCTGGCATCACCCGGCGCATCGGCGTCATTGCTCTGCCCTCTTTCTATCAGGACTTCACAGCCAGGCAACAAGGCGAACGCGATTTCAAGAGCGCCACGCGCGATGTCGAACGCATCCTCAATGAACTGAAGAAGGAAAAGGTCGATAGTGTGCTGATCGACCTGCGTGGCAACGGTGGTGGCTCGCTGGTCGAGGCGATCGAACTGACCGGCTTGTTCATCGACAAGGGACCGGTCGTGCAGCAACGCAACGCCAGCGGCCAGATCACCGTGGAAAGCGACAGCAAGGCCGGCGTCGCCTGGGACGGTCCGCTCGGCGTCCTGATCAATCGCGAATCGGCTTCCGCCTCGGAAATCTTCGCGGCGGCAATCCAGGATTACGGACGCGGCCTGATCATTGGCGAACCCAGCTATGGCAAGGGCACCGTGCAGACGATGATCGACATTGACCGGATTACGCGGCATGAGCGCCCGCTTTACGGCGAACTGAAAATGACGGTCGCCCAGTTTTTCCGCATCGATGGCGGTACCACCCAATTGAAAGGCGTGACGCCGGATATCGCTTTCCCGCTGGCTACGGACGAAGACAACCGGGGCGAGTCTGCCTTCGACAACGCCCTGCCCTGGACCAAAATCAGCACCGCCAGCTATGTCCCCCTTGGTGACCACAAGGACAAGCTGAGCACCCTGCGCGCCCGACATGCGGCACGCATCAAACAGGACAAGGAGTTCGTCGCCTTGCAGGAAGACATCGCGGAAATCACGCGACTGCGCAAGGAAAACGTGATTTCGCTGAACGAAGCCGAGCGGCGAAAATTGCGTGATGAACAAGAAGCGCTGACAACACGTCGCGAGATGCGCGATGCGGCTGGAAAGGCGAATGGCAGGGACAAGCGACCAGGCTTCCGCGACGATGGCCTGCAATCCGAGGAGCGTCCGCTGCACAGCGAACTGGCCGAAGCCGCCGAGCACAAGAATGCGCCAGACCCGTTGCTGAATGAAGCAGCTCACATTCTTGGCGATGAAGTCGGACTGCTAAAACCGGGCGCCCGCCTGGCGGCGAAAACAGGGGCAAGAGCCCAGCTGGCACGCTAG
- a CDS encoding MBL fold metallo-hydrolase has product MPRKMFPALGLMAAMMVAAFPAQAASLQEAADLLGAAKTKSIEFSGAGHWYQFGQAPSAVLPWPQFDVSSYKAEINYETASAGVHITRIQADDPKRRRPAPTTQWVNQYVSGKYAWNLPVESAPQTPSAQPAAVEERRAEIWSTPQGFVKAALANNAVSKPDKGGVEVTFTVDGKYRVVGRINAKNDVEQVQTWIDTPVLGDTLVETKFSDYQDFKGVRFPARIIREQGGHPVLALGIETVKANSEVAITPPDSVSKAAPAAISVKSDKLAEGVFYLTGGTHHSVAIEQKDHVVLVEAPLNEARSLALIEKIKEIIPGKPIKTLVNSHFHFDHSGGLRTFVDAGATIVTHKLNEPYYKKAWAAPRSINPDRLAKSGKAAKFETFGDKYVISDGTRKIELHNIASSGHNDGFALIYLPAEKILIEADAFTPGAVGAPLPASPNPYSVNLYDNIQRLKLDVDQIAPLHGRLVKLADLKAAIGQK; this is encoded by the coding sequence ATGCCCCGCAAGATGTTCCCCGCCCTTGGTCTGATGGCCGCAATGATGGTTGCCGCGTTCCCGGCCCAGGCTGCTTCGCTGCAGGAAGCAGCCGACCTGCTCGGCGCAGCGAAAACCAAAAGCATCGAGTTCTCCGGTGCCGGCCACTGGTATCAGTTCGGCCAGGCCCCCAGTGCCGTGCTCCCCTGGCCGCAGTTCGACGTCAGCAGCTACAAGGCCGAGATCAATTACGAAACAGCCAGCGCCGGCGTCCATATCACCCGCATCCAGGCCGACGACCCGAAACGCCGCCGTCCGGCCCCGACCACGCAGTGGGTAAACCAATACGTCAGCGGCAAATATGCCTGGAACCTGCCGGTCGAGAGCGCGCCGCAAACCCCGTCGGCGCAGCCGGCTGCGGTCGAGGAACGCCGTGCTGAAATCTGGTCGACACCACAAGGCTTCGTCAAGGCGGCTCTGGCCAACAATGCCGTGAGCAAGCCGGATAAGGGCGGCGTCGAAGTCACGTTTACCGTCGATGGCAAATATCGCGTGGTCGGCCGCATCAATGCGAAGAACGATGTCGAGCAGGTGCAAACCTGGATCGATACGCCAGTCCTCGGCGACACCCTGGTCGAAACGAAATTCTCCGACTACCAGGACTTCAAGGGTGTCCGCTTCCCGGCCCGTATCATTCGTGAACAGGGCGGCCACCCGGTCCTTGCCCTTGGCATCGAAACGGTCAAGGCCAATAGCGAGGTCGCGATCACGCCCCCGGACAGCGTCAGCAAGGCCGCGCCTGCAGCGATCAGTGTCAAGTCCGACAAGCTGGCCGAAGGCGTCTTCTACCTGACAGGTGGCACCCACCACAGCGTCGCCATTGAGCAGAAGGACCATGTCGTGCTGGTCGAGGCGCCGCTCAACGAGGCGCGCTCGCTTGCATTGATCGAGAAGATCAAGGAAATCATCCCGGGCAAGCCGATCAAGACCCTGGTCAATTCGCACTTCCACTTTGACCATTCGGGCGGCCTACGCACCTTCGTCGATGCCGGTGCCACCATCGTCACCCACAAGCTGAACGAGCCTTACTACAAGAAGGCATGGGCTGCACCGCGCAGCATCAATCCGGACCGTCTCGCCAAGTCGGGCAAGGCAGCGAAATTCGAGACATTCGGCGACAAGTACGTGATTTCTGATGGTACGCGCAAGATCGAACTGCACAATATCGCCAGCAGCGGCCATAACGACGGTTTTGCGCTGATCTATCTGCCGGCCGAGAAGATCCTGATCGAAGCCGACGCCTTCACGCCAGGTGCCGTTGGCGCCCCCCTGCCTGCTTCACCGAATCCGTACAGCGTCAATCTCTACGACAACATCCAGCGCCTGAAACTGGATGTTGACCAGATCGCCCCGCTGCATGGCCGCCTGGTGAAACTGGCCGACCTGAAAGCGGCCATCGGACAGAAATAA
- a CDS encoding c-type cytochrome, producing the protein MRISASFFLGGLLLLAAGPLLAQSARPAAKAAPAVKVAAPVIHQGNAAAGRLKAEDERCVECHGHDGNANDIEDGVGNIGKFPRLAGQNVGYIIKQFGEFRSGKRENETMAVMAKTVSAVDLADIAAYFSSQKAMQGDGKGDNPVGRKLFHEGDPARGILACVGCHNERSAGGVPSAAETPLIVGQHRRYLQKQLMEWRAGVRHNSPGGIMNTMAKTLSDAEIDALADYISGR; encoded by the coding sequence ATGCGTATCTCTGCGTCATTTTTTCTCGGCGGCCTGCTCCTCCTCGCCGCCGGTCCGCTCCTCGCCCAGTCCGCCAGGCCCGCGGCGAAAGCCGCGCCTGCGGTCAAGGTGGCTGCACCGGTGATTCACCAGGGCAATGCTGCAGCCGGCCGGCTCAAGGCCGAAGACGAGCGCTGCGTCGAATGCCACGGTCACGATGGCAACGCCAATGACATCGAGGACGGGGTCGGCAATATCGGCAAGTTCCCTCGCCTGGCCGGCCAGAATGTTGGCTACATCATCAAGCAGTTTGGCGAGTTCCGTTCCGGCAAGCGTGAGAACGAAACCATGGCGGTGATGGCGAAAACGGTGTCGGCAGTTGATCTCGCCGACATCGCAGCCTATTTCTCCAGTCAGAAGGCGATGCAGGGCGATGGCAAGGGCGACAACCCGGTCGGTAGAAAACTGTTCCACGAGGGCGACCCGGCGCGTGGCATTCTCGCGTGCGTCGGTTGTCACAACGAGCGCAGTGCCGGCGGTGTGCCGAGTGCGGCCGAAACACCGCTGATCGTCGGGCAGCATCGTCGCTATCTGCAGAAGCAGTTGATGGAATGGCGCGCCGGCGTTCGCCATAACAGCCCGGGCGGCATCATGAACACGATGGCGAAAACCCTCAGCGATGCCGAAATCGACGCGCTGGCCGATTACATCTCCGGGCGCTAG
- a CDS encoding nuclear transport factor 2 family protein, giving the protein MKLSLFCAPLFACTLITSAAAQVPVAANPHHEQLLASPDARLAANKKLVYDFWREVFEGGHMELADKYLAESYIQHNPNVPTGRAAFVEFFAKVATAKPIEARVKAPLVAILADGDWVTLSFVREYDDPKNPGVKYTTTWFDQFRIENGRIAEHWDPATRR; this is encoded by the coding sequence ATGAAACTTTCCCTTTTTTGTGCCCCTCTTTTTGCCTGCACCTTGATCACCTCAGCGGCGGCTCAGGTGCCGGTAGCTGCGAATCCACATCATGAACAGCTTCTGGCCAGCCCGGATGCCCGTTTGGCAGCCAACAAGAAACTGGTTTACGACTTCTGGCGCGAGGTGTTTGAGGGCGGGCATATGGAGTTGGCGGATAAATATCTCGCCGAGTCCTATATTCAGCACAATCCGAATGTGCCGACCGGGCGTGCTGCCTTTGTTGAATTCTTTGCCAAGGTAGCGACAGCCAAGCCCATTGAAGCACGGGTCAAGGCGCCACTGGTGGCCATCCTGGCCGACGGTGATTGGGTGACCCTGAGTTTTGTCCGGGAATACGACGACCCAAAGAATCCCGGGGTGAAATACACCACTACCTGGTTCGACCAGTTCCGTATCGAGAATGGCCGGATTGCCGAGCACTGGGATCCGGCGACCAGACGCTAA
- a CDS encoding glycosyltransferase family 2 protein: MPALEQAFTRASPRLSPREISLLSHGIRLGVLIFAVLAVSTAFFLHDLMRWSSGITLLAYDAALLLFVLWKTLPLWRAATPAEPPVAARPSLGVIIAAHNEVAVIERTLQSLLTQTVVPDEILIADDGSTDGTAALLIRRFSFVAPAPGGDSAWISQSTPGLRWLRLPHGGKARALNNALPLLRSELVVTVDADTRLANDALDEMQQAFGRNRSLVAATGVLTPCCDDSPGGRLLQWFQTCEYIRNFMSRYAWMRANSLLLISGAFAGFRREALLTVGGFDAQCLVEDYEVIHRLHRHAIEHGHDWQVSVVGSACARTSAPSSLRDFLRQRQRWFAGFLQTQHWNRDMIGNRRFGKLGTLMLPVKSVDTIQPFFGLTAALTLLGLVLHSELSLLGLLLGIISGKIVIDIVCQVWIIHLYRRLTGGRAQISLPLAILAILLEPFSFQLLRQFAAVLGWYRFLSGRQHWGRQARHALA; encoded by the coding sequence ATGCCCGCCCTTGAACAAGCCTTTACCCGGGCTTCGCCCCGCCTGTCACCGAGAGAGATATCGCTCCTCAGCCATGGCATCCGCCTTGGCGTCCTGATTTTTGCCGTTCTGGCGGTGTCGACCGCCTTTTTCCTGCACGACCTCATGCGCTGGTCGAGCGGCATCACGCTACTTGCCTACGATGCCGCATTGCTGCTCTTCGTGCTGTGGAAAACCCTCCCGCTCTGGCGCGCCGCCACGCCAGCCGAGCCTCCCGTTGCCGCCAGACCCAGCCTGGGCGTGATCATTGCCGCCCACAACGAGGTCGCGGTAATCGAACGCACCCTGCAGTCATTGCTCACCCAGACCGTCGTACCCGACGAGATCCTGATTGCCGATGACGGCTCGACAGATGGCACGGCCGCGCTACTGATCCGACGTTTTTCCTTTGTTGCCCCAGCCCCCGGCGGCGATTCTGCCTGGATCAGCCAGAGCACGCCGGGCCTGCGCTGGCTGCGCCTGCCGCACGGCGGCAAGGCGCGGGCGCTGAACAATGCCTTGCCGCTGCTGCGCAGCGAACTGGTGGTCACGGTCGATGCCGACACCCGGCTTGCCAACGACGCGCTGGACGAGATGCAGCAGGCCTTTGGCCGTAATCGCTCACTGGTGGCGGCAACGGGCGTTCTTACGCCATGCTGCGACGACAGTCCAGGTGGGCGCCTGCTGCAATGGTTCCAGACCTGCGAATACATCCGCAACTTCATGTCGCGCTATGCCTGGATGCGCGCCAACAGCCTGCTGTTGATCTCCGGCGCCTTTGCCGGATTTCGCCGAGAAGCGCTGCTCACGGTCGGCGGCTTCGATGCGCAATGCCTGGTCGAGGACTATGAAGTGATTCATCGCCTGCACCGACACGCCATCGAACACGGACACGACTGGCAGGTCAGCGTGGTCGGCAGTGCCTGCGCCAGAACCTCAGCACCGTCTTCGCTGCGCGATTTCCTGCGCCAGCGCCAGCGCTGGTTCGCCGGTTTCCTGCAGACCCAGCACTGGAACCGCGACATGATCGGCAATCGCCGCTTTGGCAAGCTCGGCACGCTGATGCTGCCGGTCAAGAGCGTGGACACAATCCAGCCATTCTTCGGCCTGACTGCGGCGCTGACCCTGCTCGGTCTTGTCCTCCACAGCGAGCTGTCCTTGCTCGGTTTATTGTTGGGCATCATTTCCGGCAAGATCGTCATCGATATCGTCTGTCAGGTCTGGATTATTCACCTCTACCGGCGGTTGACCGGCGGGCGAGCCCAGATCAGCCTGCCACTGGCGATTCTTGCCATCCTACTTGAGCCCTTCTCCTTTCAGCTCCTGCGTCAGTTCGCTGCCGTACTCGGCTGGTATCGCTTCCTGAGCGGTCGCCAGCACTGGGGCAGGCAGGCACGCCATGCCCTCGCCTGA